A DNA window from Macadamia integrifolia cultivar HAES 741 chromosome 4, SCU_Mint_v3, whole genome shotgun sequence contains the following coding sequences:
- the LOC122075593 gene encoding lysine histidine transporter 2-like has product MGTEAPPHEEPNSFGSVQNHDDSEKEKAVDAWLPITSSRNAKWWYSAFHNVTAMVGAGVLGLPFAMAELGWGPGVAVLIISWVVTLYTLWQMVEMHEMVPGKRFDRYHELGQHAFGEKLGLWIVVPQQLIVEVGVNIVYMVTGGKSLQKFHKTVSPDAPDIRLTYFILIFASCHFVLSFLPNFNSISIVSLAAAVMSLSYSTIGWSASLAKGVQPDVSYDFKASTSTGVTFNFLSALGDVAFAYAGHNVVLEIQATIPSTPEKPSKKPMWKGVVVAYIVVAICYFPVALIGYWVFGKNVEDNILISLEKPRWLIAMANMFVVVHVIGSYQIYAMPVFDMIETFLVKQMNFTPCFRLRFIARTTYVALTMILGMMFPFFGGLLGFFGGFALAPTTYFLPCIMWLCIYKPRKFSLSWFTNWICIILGVLLMILAPIGGLRQLILSVSSYKFFS; this is encoded by the exons ATGGGAACTGAAGCTCCACCACATGAAGAACCCAATTCTTTTGGCTCTGTCCAG AACCATGACGATTCTGAGAAAGAGAAGGCCGTCGATGCCTGGCTTCCCATCACTTCTTCAAGGAATGCGAAATGGTGGTATTCTGCCTTCCACAATGTCACTGCCATGGTTGGCGCTGGTGTCCTTGGCCTTCCTTTTGCCATGGCCGAGCTTGGATG GGGTCCTGGTGTGGCTGTGCTAATTATATCATGGGTTGTCACCCTTTACACCTTATGGCAAATGGTTGAGATGCATGAAATGGTTCCAGGGAAGCGGTTTGACAGGTACCATGAATTGGGTCAACACGCTTTTGGTGAAAAGCTTGGCCTTTGGATTGTTGTTCCACAGCAATTGATCGTGGAAGTTGGTGTGAATATAGTCTACATGGTCACAGGAGGGAAATCACTGCAAAAGTTTCATAAAACTGTGAGCCCCGATGCCCCAGACATCAGGCTCACCTACTTCATCTTGATTTTCGCCTCTTGCCATTTtgttctctccttccttcccaaCTTCAACTCCATCTCTATAGTCTCCTTGGCTGCAGCTGTAATGTCCCTGag CTATTCTACTATTGGTTGGTCAGCTTCATTAGCAAAAGGGGTTCAACCAGATGTGAGTTATGACTTCAAAGCCTCAACTAGCACAGGAGTTACCTTTAACTTCTTGAGTGCCCTTGGTGATGTAGCCTTTGCCTATGCTGGGCACAATGTGGTGCTAGAGATCCAAGCAACAATTCCTTCTACACCTGAAAAGCCATCCAAGAAGCCAATGTGGAAGGGTGTTGTCGTCGCCTATATCGTTGTTGCCATATGTTACTTCCCTGTTGCGCTTATTGGGTACTGGGTATTTGGCAAGAATGTGGAAGACAACATTCTTATATCACTAGAGAAACCCAGGTGGTTGATTGCTATGGCTAACATGTTTGTTGTAGTCCATGTTATTGGGAGTTATCAG ATCTATGCAATGCCAGTGTTCGACATGATAGAAACCTTCTTGGTGAAGCAGATGAATTTCACACCTTGTTTTAGACTTCGTTTCATTGCAAGAACAACATATGTTG CACTTACTATGATTCTTGGTATGATGTTCCCGTTCTTTGGTGGACTTCTTGGGTTTTTTGGAGGCTTTGCTCTTGCTCCTACTACATATTTT CTCCCTTGCATCATGTGGCTCTGCATCTACAAGCCAAGAAAATTCAGCTTATCTTGGTTCACAAATTGG ATCTGCATCATACTGGGAGTTCTGTTAATGATTCTAGCACCCATTGGTGGACTTAGGCAGTTAATCCTTTCGGTCTCGAGCTACAAATTTTTCTCATAG